In Camelina sativa cultivar DH55 chromosome 16, Cs, whole genome shotgun sequence, a single window of DNA contains:
- the LOC104750405 gene encoding copper transport protein ATX1-like, with protein sequence MSQTVVLRVAMTCEGCVGAVKRVLGKMEGVESFDVDIKEQKVTVRGNVQPDAVLQTVSKTGKKTAFWETEGETAKA encoded by the exons ATGTCTCAG ACCGTTGTGCTCAGAGTGGCTATGACATGCGAGGGATGTGTTGGAGCTGTGAAAAGAGTCCTTGGGAAAATGGAAg GTGTGGAGTCGTTTGATGTGGATATAAAGGAGCAGAAAGTGACGGTGAGAGGCAACGTGCAGCCGGACGCTGTTTTGCAGACGGTATCCAAAACCGGAAAGAAAACAGCTTTCTGGGAAACCGAGGGTGAAACTGCCAAGGCCTAA